A window of the Cytophagaceae bacterium genome harbors these coding sequences:
- a CDS encoding glycoside hydrolase family 127 protein, protein MRKSIITGLTALFVTLLCMPVAGQMHAFELNQVKLKPSPFQNARDIDLKYILALNPDRLLAPYRIDAGLPEKSPRYGNWESIGLDGHIAGHYLSALAMMYASTGNKELKKRLEYMVAELAACQQKNGNGYVGGIPQGKVFWDRIHKGDIDGSGFGLNNTWVPFYNIHKLFAGLRDAWTETGNQQAKTVLIKLSDWLIELIQPLNDQQIQQILRTEHGGINETLADVYEITKDRKYLEAAKRFSHLAILEPLIKKEDKLTSLHANTQIPKVIGFEKIAQLTENTDWSEAAKYFWKNVSQERSVAFGGNSVREHFNPKNDFSSMLKSNQGPETCNSFNMLRLSRALFLDYSDPSYLDFYERTMYNHILSSQNPEKGGFVYFTPIRPNHYRVYSQPETSMWCCVGSGLENHSKYGELIYSHENDNLFVNFFIASELNWKEKGLLIAQNTNFPYENSSNLNIKLKKAKTFGLGIRKPSWAESFEIFVNDKLQKDFSNHENYLIIKRNWKNGDRVNIRFNTSIRTETLPDGSNWVAFMNGPIVLAAKTSAKDLDGLFAGDSRMGHEAKGRLIPINDAFALVGDKNKILERPQVISKLNYKLDSLRLQPFFEIHDSRYQMYFQVFSDSEFNNLKETRRKEEAEYLALEAITIDKVNCGEQQPEVDHDFKGEKSFSGNEEGLFWRSTRGYFSYNLKNKNRKGNKLILEAIEPLDSKNFDIYINETLVEEFTIEGKKMIILKEFLDDFQIKIMAKKDKPSPRFSMIRLISE, encoded by the coding sequence ATGAGAAAAAGTATTATAACCGGATTAACCGCTCTTTTTGTAACATTGCTTTGCATGCCTGTCGCAGGACAAATGCATGCATTTGAATTAAATCAGGTCAAACTGAAACCCTCTCCGTTTCAAAATGCCCGGGATATAGATTTAAAATATATCCTGGCATTAAACCCTGACCGACTGCTGGCACCCTATCGTATTGATGCCGGTTTACCCGAAAAGTCCCCCCGATATGGGAACTGGGAGAGCATCGGTCTTGATGGACATATTGCAGGACATTATCTTTCTGCTCTGGCAATGATGTATGCCTCTACCGGGAATAAAGAACTCAAAAAAAGGCTGGAATATATGGTTGCTGAGCTCGCAGCCTGCCAACAAAAAAATGGTAACGGCTATGTGGGCGGAATACCCCAGGGAAAAGTTTTCTGGGACAGGATTCATAAAGGTGATATAGATGGAAGCGGTTTTGGCCTCAATAATACATGGGTGCCTTTTTATAATATTCATAAACTCTTCGCAGGCCTAAGAGATGCCTGGACAGAAACAGGAAATCAACAGGCCAAAACTGTTTTAATAAAACTATCAGACTGGCTTATTGAGCTCATTCAGCCTTTGAATGACCAACAGATTCAGCAAATACTTCGTACCGAACATGGCGGAATCAATGAAACCCTTGCCGATGTTTATGAGATTACAAAAGATCGAAAATACCTTGAGGCTGCCAAAAGGTTCAGCCATTTGGCCATACTTGAGCCTTTGATCAAAAAAGAAGATAAACTCACAAGCTTACATGCCAATACTCAGATTCCTAAAGTAATAGGTTTTGAAAAAATTGCTCAGCTGACCGAAAACACAGATTGGTCAGAGGCAGCAAAGTATTTCTGGAAAAATGTAAGTCAGGAACGCAGTGTGGCATTTGGTGGAAATAGTGTTAGGGAGCATTTTAACCCTAAAAATGATTTTAGCTCTATGCTCAAATCAAATCAGGGACCAGAAACCTGTAATTCTTTTAATATGCTACGGTTGAGCAGGGCTTTGTTTTTGGATTATTCTGACCCTTCATATCTTGATTTTTATGAAAGAACCATGTACAACCATATTCTTTCCAGTCAAAATCCTGAGAAAGGAGGTTTTGTATATTTTACACCTATCAGGCCCAACCATTACCGGGTTTACTCTCAACCGGAAACCAGTATGTGGTGTTGTGTAGGCTCAGGACTCGAGAATCACAGTAAATACGGGGAACTTATCTACAGCCATGAAAATGACAATTTATTTGTCAATTTTTTCATTGCTTCTGAATTAAACTGGAAAGAAAAAGGCTTATTAATAGCACAAAACACCAATTTTCCGTATGAAAATTCCTCTAATCTCAATATTAAACTTAAGAAAGCTAAAACCTTTGGATTGGGAATTAGAAAACCTTCATGGGCTGAAAGTTTTGAAATTTTTGTGAATGATAAATTGCAAAAAGATTTTTCCAATCATGAAAACTATCTGATCATAAAAAGAAACTGGAAAAATGGTGACCGGGTAAATATCAGATTCAATACTTCTATCAGAACCGAAACCTTGCCTGATGGTTCAAATTGGGTAGCCTTTATGAATGGGCCAATAGTTTTGGCAGCAAAAACCTCTGCTAAAGACCTCGATGGCCTGTTTGCTGGCGACAGCCGCATGGGCCATGAAGCAAAAGGAAGGCTGATACCAATCAACGATGCTTTCGCTTTGGTTGGTGACAAAAATAAAATTTTGGAAAGGCCTCAAGTGATTTCCAAGCTCAATTATAAGCTTGATTCCCTGCGATTGCAGCCATTTTTTGAAATCCATGACAGCAGGTATCAAATGTATTTTCAGGTTTTTAGCGATTCAGAATTCAATAATCTGAAAGAAACCAGAAGAAAAGAGGAAGCCGAATATTTGGCACTGGAAGCTATAACTATCGACAAAGTCAATTGTGGAGAACAACAACCCGAAGTAGATCATGATTTTAAAGGAGAAAAAAGCTTTTCCGGAAACGAAGAAGGTCTTTTTTGGAGAAGTACCCGGGGCTATTTTTCTTATAATTTGAAAAACAAGAATCGAAA